The following coding sequences are from one Tubulanus polymorphus chromosome 12, tnTubPoly1.2, whole genome shotgun sequence window:
- the LOC141914176 gene encoding uncharacterized protein LOC141914176, with amino-acid sequence MDIHHYWLKMEGSPSGEVAKGNPKNQVPPTPPPAQPAPTQFTLCLRGKALPGDTHSSGTTCSTSSSTSSTPRQPRPAASRFSLRLRNNARFELRPSVLGADKGVALSGTMQSASKSDEV; translated from the exons ATG GATATCCACCACTATTGGTTGAAGATGGAGGGCAGTCCGTCAGGCGAGGTGGCCAAGGGAAACCCGAAAAACCAGGTACCACCCACACCACCACCAGCACAGCCAGCACCGACTCAGTTTACCCTCTGTCTTCGCGGGAAAGCCTTACCCGGTGATACGCA CAGCAGCGGGACCACTTGctccaccagcagcagcacgaGCAGCACCCCGCGACAGCCCCGTCCAGCGGCCAGCAGGTTCTCCCTTCGTCTGCGAAACAACGCACG CTTCGAATTACGTCCGTCCGTCCTTGGCGCGGACAAGGGGGTCGCGTTATCCGGGACGATGCAGAGCGCGAGTAAAAGTGACGAAGTGTAG